The sequence CAGTGATGACTCAGATATGGATCGCATTGATTGCATTCTTGTTGATCCAACAGTTGAAAATGTTGTCTACCAGAACATGGACTCATTTCTCTCTTATGAAATTGATTCCGACTATTCTGAACTCTCGAAAAGATATCTGGACTATTCTTAATAAACCGCCACCGAAGGGCAGAATAACAAAATCTGTAAATCTTCAGCTGGTGCTGTTATGATTGTTTTGGACAGCTATGACATCAATTATATAATCATGAGGAGGCCCGCCTTTGGGCCATTACACTCTTTTCCTATATATATAGAGTTCAAGCACGACGAAAATTTCTTT comes from Sediminispirochaeta bajacaliforniensis DSM 16054 and encodes:
- a CDS encoding transposase, whose product is MRSKDPETGKYVVILTNNFVWSPTTISAIYKDRWQIEIFFKTIKQNLKIKKFFGTSRNAVMTQIWIALIAFLLIQQLKMLSTRTWTHFSLMKLIPTILNSRKDIWTILNKPPPKGRITKSVNLQLVLL